TGAAGTGATGGTTTAGCTTCATAGATTTTTAGTTGTAAACTATGACATTACTGATTAATACAAAATATCTATGTACTGATTTTTTTCATTAATCAAAACAGTCGAAGTTGCTTCTTAATGTATTTACTTCTACCATTGGAGCTTGCATTTACTAATAGTACCTTTTATgttattttcaggtcaattggtaaCTTCTAGCCTTGACAAGAAGTTACTTTTCTGGGATACACACACAAGAAGTGTAAACGCTAACCACACTTTCATGTTAGATTCAGTGGTGGTATCACTTTCAGTCTGTGGCATGTATATATTAGTCACAGTTGAGAATGATGTTTACTGGTATGACATGAGGAATTTAACAGCGCCGATTAAGGCAAGAGATTCCCCCCTGAAGCATCATATACGGTGTCTTTGTGCTTCTGCAGAGTGGAACGGTATGGATATTTCACGTTTCTTTAGGAACTGCTAGTTATTATGTTTGAAGCAGAATCGTGCAAGGGAAGATGGTGGAGTCTAgtatatatacacatacatatTTTGTTGAATGCTTGATGACTTGAATAAGTGCTATTTGTTGATCTAAAGTAGCTGTTTTTTAATTACAGATATCTTGATTTCTGACTGATGGCTGGATACACCTTTTTTATTAGGTTACGCGGCTGGATCTATGGATGGAACTGTTGCGTTGAAGTATTTTGACCATAAAGTAGACAATGACATGGGGTTAGTTTTGGTACTTCCTTTCTGCTCTcttttttttccggtttatttgcATTGGGATGATGTACAGCCGTAATTGACATTttaggtctctttctcatattgccTCACTTGTTACTAATGGAGGTATCTATTATGCATATATGTAAAATGCAATAAAATCGAAATCAACATGAGTaacattatatgccaaaattgctgAGTATGTCATGTAACCTCTATCTGAAGTAGATAAGTTGCTCATTTGCTTCAGTTTCCTGTCCATCTTATATTCATTCACCGAAGGGCTGACTGTGGAACATAGTTGGCATTTTTAAAGTAGAGGGACTAATCTAAGCCTAGAACAAAGTAGATTTAACTGAAGTACCAATTACCTATGTAACTTCTTGAGATATTTATGCTTTTGCAGATATACATTTCGATGTCACCCAAGATCAAAAGATGGAACATCCAGTTTAGTTCCCATAAATAGTATAGCAGTTCATCCATCGTAAGTCCTGTAATTGCACATTTTCCTACTACAATGCTTCTCAAAGTGAAATTAAATTTGTATGCTCTGGTTGGCAGCAAGCAAACTTTTGTTACTGGAGATAATGAAGGATATGCCATTGCTTGGGATGCTTTATCAAAAAAGAAGCTGCTTGAGGTAATATCTGGTTCTTCTAAAAATTACATCTTGATTATATACTGCTTGACTTAAAAAGGAAGTAGTTACATGGGGTGGAAAATTCACTAAACGTGTCACATCACTTGAGAGTGGCGTCTTACCCAAGGTCCTCCTGCTAAACTTTATCTATTAGCTAACTGTCGTGAATAGATTGGAAATATGAGCATCATGGCAGGAGTACCATTCCTATTAGTATAATTTTTCTGAGAAACCATTGTAAAAAGACTACTTCACATTTACATACACATTGGACATATGTTACACAAATATACAAAACTACCATTAGAAGAACACAATATTCTGCAAACTGAAAGAAGTGGGCTGTTTCTGTTATATTTTGGAGAAACATCTGGTTGATCAATATTATTCATTAGTTCTTCACAAGGTTTCTTAAGTACTGAACACTTGCTAAATATCTGGACTTAAGATTGCACGTATTACATGATTGATGCTGCCATGAACAACTAAACATAAA
Above is a window of Triticum dicoccoides isolate Atlit2015 ecotype Zavitan chromosome 5B, WEW_v2.0, whole genome shotgun sequence DNA encoding:
- the LOC119311889 gene encoding mitotic checkpoint protein BUB3.3-like, with translation MARRGLAAGAGAVSRVRFAPSSNNLIVSSWDSGLRLYDADKSILRLEANSEAALLDCCFKDESVAFAGGSDGSVIRYDLNSGAQDTVGLHDDVVVSTEFSQITGQLVTSSLDKKLLFWDTHTRSVNANHTFMLDSVVVSLSVCGMYILVTVENDVYWYDMRNLTAPIKARDSPLKHHIRCLCASAEWNGYAAGSMDGTVALKYFDHKVDNDMGYTFRCHPRSKDGTSSLVPINSIAVHPSKQTFVTGDNEGYAIAWDALSKKKLLEFPSFSGSVASMAYNHSGQLLAVASNFTHQGADRVLEVEGHQIFIETMRDSKRKKSP